Below is a genomic region from Jiangella gansuensis DSM 44835.
CAGTGAGCACCTGGCATGGGCGTGACGGAGCCGCTGGTCGTCGGCGTCGACGGGGGCAACTCCAAGACCGACGTGGCGCTGGCGACGTCGTCGGGCCGGGTCCTCGGTGTGGTCCGGGGGCCGGGCAGCTCCCCCGACAAGCTGGGCGACCAGGAGGCCGCCCGGGTGATCGGCGGGCTCATCCGGTCCGCCCTGGCAGGGGCCGATGCCAGGGAGACGCCCGTCGTCGCCGTCAGCGCGTTCCTCGCCGGCCTCGACCTGCCTGAGGACGCCCCGCGATTCCAGGCCGTGCTCGCGCCGCAGTGGCCGGACGCGCGGGTGCGGGTCGAGAATGACGTCGTGGCGGCGCTGCATGCCGGAACGGGCGGATCACCCGGAGTCGCGGTGGTCTGTGGTGCGGGTATCAACGCGGTCGGGCTCGGCCCGGCAGGGCAACGCGCGTCGTTCCTGTCGCTGGGTGTCCGCTCCGGCGACTGGGGCGGAGGACTCGGCCTCGGGCGAGCCGTGCTGTGGCACGCGATCCGCGCCGAGGACGGCCGCGGTCCCCGCACCCGGCTGGCGGAGCTCACCAGGCGGCATTTCGGCGTGCGCGAGGTGGAGGAGGTCGCGGTCTCGTTGCAGTCCGGGCGCATCGCCGAGCTGCGGCTGGCGGATCTGGTGGAGGTGCTGTTCCGCGCTGATGAGGAGGGAGATCCGGTGGCCGTCTCGCTCGTCGTCCGGCTCGCCGAGGAGGTCGCCTCCATGACCCGCGTCATGCTCGACCGGACGGCGCTACGCGGAGCCGCGGCGAGCGTCGTGCTGGCCGGCGGCGTGCTCACCGGTGGGCGCCCCCGTCTCGATACGCTGATCGACGACGCGTTGCGTCGTGTCGATCCGACATCCCGCCCGGTGCGCCTGCGGGTGCCGCCGGTGGCCGGCGCGCTCGCTCATGCGCTGCCCGGGGGCCTGCCGGACGTCGAGCGTTCGCGACTCGAGCAGCAGTGGCAGGACGCCCGCCGGGATCCGGCGGCGGCGGAGGGTGTGGTCACGTGATGGCGATCAGCGCGAACGGTCCGGAGCCGGTGATGTTCCTCGGCATCGCCGGCGGCCACCTGGAGACCCAGTGCGTGCTCGTCGGTCCGGACGGCACCGTGCTGGCCAGCAGGTCCACCCGCACGGCATCGCCGCAGCACGTGGGTTTCGAGGAGTCTGCCCGGGTCATCGGCGAACTCGCCGACGCGACCTTCGCCGCGGCGGGACTGAGCCCGGCCGTCGAGGTCCGCCGGGTCGTCGTCTTCATCGCCGGCGCCGACACCGCGGCCGACCGCCGGCAGCTCCAGCAGCGGCTGGCGGGCCGGTTCCCGGGCTCGGACCTCGACGTCGACAACGACATCCACGGGATCCTCTGGGCGGGCCTGCGCCGCCCCTCCGGTGTCGCGGTGCTGGCCGACGACGGCATGAACGCCATCGCCCGCTCTGCCACCGGGAAGACCGCCGGCTATCTCGCCTTCGGCGTGGTGTCGGGGGAGTGGGGCGGGCGCATCGGCCTGGGCCGAGAGGTGCTGTACGCCGCGTCGCGTGCGGAAGACCTGCGTGGGCCGGAGACGACCCTCCGGTACTACGTCGCGGCACATCTGGGCCGTTCCACCGTGCGTGAGGCCTTGATCGCATGCCGTGCGGAGGGAACCCTGGACGCGGAGCTGCCAGGCCTGGCCGACCTGGTGTTCGCGGCCGACGACGAAGGCGACCGGGTCGCACGCGAACTCGTGGATCGGCTCGCCGACGAGATCGTGACCATGGCCAAGGCGGCCATGGAACGCGCCCGCGTGAACCCGGCCGGAAGCGACGCGATCCTGGCCGGCTCCCTGCTCACCCGGGGGCATCGCCGGCTCGACCAGCGGGTCGACGAGCAGTTCCATCTCCTTCTCCCGGGGATTTCGATCGCTCGCACGTCGGTGCCTCCCGTCGTCGGGGCGGCGCTCGCCGGCCTCGGCGCCGAACGGGGCGGGCCGGCGCTGGGGGACCGGCTGATGAAGACCATCATCGCCGGGATCGAGGCCCGCGCCCGTGAGCATCCGACCGGTCCGGTGAGCCTGCAGGAGGGCGTGCAATGAGCCAGAGCCTGGATCGCGGCCTGCGCATCCTCGACGAGATCGTGGCGGGTCGCACCACGCTGACCGAGCTCTCGCAGGCCCTGGGCGTCCACAAGTCCACCGTGCTGCGGCTGCTGACGGTTCTGCAGCAACACCACGTCGTGTCGCGCGTCGGCACGTCCGACTACCGGCTCGGACACCGGCTCTTCGACCTGGCCGCGTTCGCCCTCGAGAGCCGCGACATCACCGCGTCCCTGCACGAGCCGGTGCGCGCTCTCGCGACCGCAGCGAAGAGCACTGCCTACGCTGTCGTCCTCGACGACGGCGCCGGCCTCGTCATCGACGTGGCCGACCACACAGACCGCTTCGCGGGTCTCGTCCAGGTCGGCAGCACCCTTCCCCTCCACGCCACGGCGGCCGGCAAGGTCTTGCTGGCCAGCATGAAGCCGACCGAACTCGACGGGGTGCTGAACAGGGTTGCGTCCAGCACCCGCGGTTCGAGCCCACTCGACCGCGCGGCCCTCCTGGGCGAGCTCGAGAAGCTGCGGGTCTCCGGCATCGCCCAGGCTCATGGTGAGCACCCCACAACGGGACTGACGGTCGCCGCGCCCGTGCGCGACGCACGCGGCGAGGTGGTCGCCGCGCTGGCTGTGATCGGCGGCCCCGCGGAACAAACGCGCATCGACCCGCGTGCACTACTCGCCCAACTGCTGGCGGCTACCAGCAACGCGTCGGCCCGCCTGGGCTGGACCGGCGCCGTCGTCGAATGACGTCACGGACGCCAGCGCCGAGCCGGGAATACGCCTACGGGCGCACGTCGTTCACCCAGCTGAGGTCTTGGTGAGTGCAGAGCGTTCGGAGCGCCGCGGCGTCACTTTGGGCCTGGTAGCGGTAGTCTTGGGTAGTACCCGCCTCGCGGTGAAGCGCGATGAGCGCGTGTTCTCTTCACTGCGGTTGGTGACGCGGCATCCGGCTGATGGCCGGAGTGTCCGCACTGCGGACGCGGAGCGAGCCCCCGAAGGCTCGCTCCCGCATCGGCATTTCCGGCCCGAGCCCGGGTACGGCTTCGGCTATCGCCACCACTGGCGAGCCTGGCACTCCACGAGGAGGAGGAGGAGCGATTGGCTAGAGACGCCCACCGCCGGCCCGGCGCTAACCGAGCCCGGCGTCGTGGTCGCGCTCAGGACGACGAAGGCATCATGCCGGTGCTCGCGCGTGCCGTCCGTGAGGTCGAGACGGCTGTCCAGCGCGGCCCGTTGACGCCGTCGGGACGCACGAAGTTCCAGGTCGTTGCTCTTCTGGTGCGTGAGGAACGCGCGAGTGTCAAGGCCGACGCCACGACGCGCGACACCGCCGGCGCGGAGAAGCTGCTCAAGCGCCTCGACGGCGTCGCGACCATCCTGGCGAAGGCCGCCGCCCGCGACTCGTCGCTGCTCGCGCTGCTCGCCGAGGACGCCGTCGTCAGCGACGCGGCCAGGTCACTGAAGCGCGACATGCTGATCGCGGCCGGCAGGGAACCGGAGGAGGACGAAGTCGTCAACGTGCCGGCAGCCACCACCACCGCGAAGCGTCAGGTGGTGCCGCAGTCGGTCGTCTCCCGGCAACTCGCCAATCCTTTCCTCGCCCCCGACTTCGCGTCCGCAGGCGCCCGCGAGCCGCGCGCGCCGCGGCCGCGCCGGCTGGCCACCTGGGAGCTGATCGGCCCCCTGCTCAACTCGTTCGAGTACGCCTCCGGCGGGGCGTCGGCATGCATGGCCCTTCCCGACGCCTCCGCCGTGCGAGTGCCCGGCGACCTGGAGCTGATGCCCCACCAGGCGCGACTGGTCGCCGCCGCCGAGGCCGGGCACCGGACGTTCCTGCTCGCCGACGAGCCCGGCCTGGGCAAGACGGCCCAGGCACTGCTGGCCGCGCAGGCCGCGGACGCCTACCCGCTGCTCGTCGTCGTCCCGAACGTCGTCAAGACCAACTGGGCTCGTGAGGCCGAGTTGTGGACGCCGAACCACCGGGCCACCGTGATCCACGGTGACGGCGACACGATCGACGGTTTCGCCGACATCATCGTCGTCAACTACGAGGTGCTGGACCGTCATGTCGGCTGGCTCGGCGGCCTCGGTCTGCGCGGCATGGTCGTCGACGAGGCACATTTCATCAAGAACAAGAAGTCCCAACGCTCCCAGCACGTCCTGTCGCTGTCCGAGCAGATCCGAACCCGCACCGTGCGCCCGCTCCTGATGGCGCTCACCGGCACGCCGTTGATCAACGACATCGACGATTTCCGTGCCATCTGGCAGTTCCTCGGCTGGATCGACGAGAAGAAGCCGCAGGCCGAACTCATGGAGGCGCTCGAGGACACCGGCCTCACACCGGCCGATCACGGGTTCTATGCGGCCGCCCGCGCCCGAGTGATCGACATGGGGATCGTGCGCCGCCGCAAGGTCGACGTGGCCGCCGACATCCCCGCCCGGCGGGTCGCCGACCTGCCGGTCGAGCTCGACGACGCCGTGGGCCGTTCGATCCGCGACGCCGAGCGCGAGCTCGCCGACCGGCTCGTCGCCCGCTATCGCAACGCGCTCGCGACCCGGACGTCCGGCGAGGTCGTTCCGGGCATCGACCACGACCTCGTGCGCCAGGTCGCCGGCTGGGAACTGGCCGATACCGCTACGTCGAAGACCGGCGAGAACGTGTTCCGCATGATCCGGCGCATCGGGCAGGCCAAGGCCGGCCTGGCCGCGGACTACGCCGCACAGCTGGCCCGCAGCGTCGGCAAGGTCGTCTTCTTCGCCAAGCATGTCGACGTGATGGACCTCGCCGAGCAGACGTTCGCCGAGCGTGACCTGCGCTACGCGTCGATCCGCGGCGAACAGACCGCGTCGGCGCGGCAGAAGAACATCGACGCCTTCGTGAACGATCCCGAGGTCGCGGTGGCGGTCTGCTCGCTGACCGCTGCCGGCGTGGGCCTCAACCTGCAGGTCGCATCGAACCTGGTGCTCGCCGAGCTCTCCTGGTCCGCCGCCGAGCAGACGCAGGCCATCGACCGCGTGCACCGCATCGGCCAGTCGGAACCCGTCACAGCCTGGCGCATCATTGCCGCGCAGACCCTCGACACGAAGATCGCCGAACTCATCGACGGCAAGGCCGGGCTCGCCGCCCGGGCTCTGGACGGTTCGGACGACGAGGTGCCGTCCGCGGCCGACATGCAGCTGGAGACGCTCGTCGCGCTGCTGACCGACGCGTTGTCGCCCGCTCCGTGACCATGGCACGCGATATCGGCGCCCTTGGCACGCGATTTCATCCCTCGCGAGTCCATGTGTGCCGGTTCATGGAGCGATATCGCGTACCAAAACGCGAACCGCGCGAAGGCGCGGGCCGCGCGACTCCGCTCCCGTACTCCCGCTTCAGTAGGCAAGCATCCCTACCGACGTGGGAACACTCATACCGACCGTGATCCTTTTCGGTTCTTCTGGAACATCCGGGGGTGTCATCGGCCGGGCAGGGCTGCTCGGTGGGAAGGGGATGTGAGATCGCTGCCTGGAACGATGGGACGTTGCTGTCCTTTGGCGACAGTGTTGTCACATCGTGGCGAGCAGCGATCTCACACCGTTCCCGGTGGCGGCTGGCAGGCAGGTGGCCGCGCCCGCCTACTGCGCACCCTTTTCGGAGCACGTCACTCGCCACGCGGTCGAACTCTGGCGTTATCACCGTCCGGAACGGCCCCGAGACGAGTGACGTGACCCGCAGGCCTACTCCCGCGCCACCAGGCATGCATCCATGGCGCGGCGGGAAGACCCATGCCGAACGTGATCGATTCTGACGTGCAGCAGCTGACGCAGTTGGCTTTGCAACCGCTTGCATCTATCCTGTGGGCACAACCGGATCGACGACGGTGAGGTGTCCATGAAGACGCTGTCCGAACTCCACGAGGCCCTGACGACCCCGAGTCAGGCGCTGGTGGACGACCTGAGGGCGACGACGGGTGACATCGTCGTCCTCGGTGCCGCCGGGAAACTGGGGCCGAGCCTCGTGATGCTGGCCCTGCGGGCGCTGGCGGAGGCAGGATCGCCGGCGACGGTCCACGCGGTGTCGCGCTTCGGCGACCCCGTGGTGGCCGACGAGTTGCGGGCCGCGGGTGCGCATGTCATCACCGCCGACGTCGCCGACGACGCCGCGCTCGCCGCGCTGCCGGACGCCGAGAACGTGATCTTCCTCGTCGGCGCGAAGTTCGGCACGCAGGGCAACGAGCACGCCACCTGGGCCACCAACACCTACCTCCCGGGGAAGGTCGCCACGCGCTACCGGTCATCGCGGTTCGTCGCGCTCTCCACGGGGAACGTGTACCCCCTGGTGCCCACCGGATCGGGCGGAGCGGGTGAGTCCGACCCCGTGGGGCCGGTCGGGGAGTACGCGATGTCCTGCCTCGGCCGCGAGCGGATCCTCACCCACATCGCCCGCGAGCACGACATGCCGCTGGCGCTGATCCGGCTGAACTACGCGGTCGAGATGCGCTACGGGATCCTGGTCGATCTGGGCCGGCAGATCCTGGCCGGCGACCCGGTCGATGTCACCACGGGCTACGTCAACATCGTCTGGCAGGGCTACGCGAACGAGGTCATCCTGCGGGCGTTGCGGCAGGCGTCCACGCCCGAGCTGGTCCTGAACCTCACCGGCCCGGAGACGCTGTCCGTGCGCCGGCTGGCCGAGAAGCTCGGCGCCGCCCTGGAACGCGAGGTCACCGTGGCCGGTGAGGAGGCCCCGACCGCGCTGCTGGCCGACGCCGCCCGGTGCCACGACCTGTTCGGCTATCCGGGGCGCAGCCCCGACGAACTCGTGCGCGACGTGGCGGAATGGCTGCTGTCCGGCGGAGCGGTCCTGGACAAGCCGACCAAGTTCCAGGTGCGGGACGGGAGGTTCTGATGTCGCCGCTCGACACGTTCGCCGCCGGCACGGTGATCCCGGCCATGCCGCTGGCGCTGACCGCGGATCTGGCCTTCGACGAGCGACGGCAACGAACGCTCGTCCGGTACTACCTCGCGGCCGGAGCGGGCGGTGTCGCCGCGGCCGTGCACTCGACTCAGTTCGCGATCCACACCACGCACACTCATCTGCTGCGGCCGGTGCTCGAACTGGTGGCGGCGACGGCCCGCAGCGAAGGGGACCCGGACCTGGTGCTGGTGGCCGGCGTGGTCGGCGAGACCGGCCAGGCCGTGGCGGAGGCGGAACTGGCCGCGTCGCTCGGATACGACGCGGTCCTCCTCGCTCCGTACGGTGTCGGCGACCGAAGCGAGGACGAGCTCCTCGACCGGGCTCGAGCGGTCGGCGAAGTCCTGCCGGTGGTCGGCTTCGCCCTCCAGCCCGCGGTCGGCGGCCGGCGGCACTCCCGCGACTACTGGACGCGGCTGGCGGACATCCCCAGCGTCGTGGGCGTGAAGGCCGCGCCGTTCGACCGGTATGCCACGCTGGACATCGTGGGTGGCATCGCCGCATCGGAGCGCGGTGGCCAGGTCACGCTCTACACCGGCAACGACGACCACATCGTCGGCGACCTGGTCGCCACATTCGCCCACGCCAACGGGCCGGGAGTCCGGTTCGCGGGCGGGCTGCTCGGCCAGTGGTCGGTGTGGACGCACCGGGCCGTCGAGATCCTCGAGCTGGCCCGGCAGGCCAGGAACGGAGATCATGCGGCCCGGCTGGCGCTGGACGCCATCGACGGGCCGCTGACCGATGCGAACGGCGCCATCTTCGACGTGGCCGGCGGCTTCGCCGGATGCGTCCCCGGCATCCACGAGGTGCTGCGCCGCCAGGGTCTGCTGGCCGGCACCTGGTGCCTGGATCCGCGCGAGCGGATGTCGCCCGGTCAGCTCGCCGAGATCGACCGGATCTGGGCGGCCTACCCGCACCTTCGCGACGACGACTTCGTCGCGGCGCACCTCGACACCTGGCTCGCATGACGACGCACGCCGGCCGAGGTCCCGACGACCTTCGAGAGACACGAGGCAACGGAGTGATGACGACGATCCCCACCGCCGGCGGTACCCGCGTGACCGTCTCGCCGACCGCCGACGAGGCCGGTGCCGCGGCCGCACGCGCCGCCGCCGACGCCGTCGTCGCGGCGATCAGCGCCGCCGGGCGGGCACGCGTGGTGTTCGCCAGCGCGCCGTCCCAGGACGCCATGTTGCGCGGTCTCACGAGCGACTCCCGGATCGACTGGTCCCGGGTCCAGTGCCTGCACATGGACGAGTACATCGGTATCGACCCGGACGATCCGCGTGGCTTCGGGGCCTGGCTGGCCGAGCGGCTCCCGGTCGCGGAGCTCGCGTCGTTCGACCGTATCGATCCGGCCGCCGACCCGCAGACGGAGGCGGCGCGGTACGAGGCCGTGGTCCGGGCGGCGCCGATCGATGTCACCTGCCTCGGTTTCGGCGTCAACGGGCACATCGCCTTCAACGAGCCGGGCATGACCGACGCCCACGACCCGCGAGCCGTCCGGACGGTCGACCTGACGCCGCAGTCGCGCCGCCAGCAGGTCGACGACGGGCAGTTCGACCACATCGACGACGTACCGCGGACCGCCATCACGTTGACCGTTCCGGCCCTTCTCAGCGCCGGGACGCTGGTCGCGACGGTGCTGGGGGAGCGGAAGGCGGCGGCCGTGACCGCCGCGCTGACCGGCCCGATCGGACCGGACTGCCCGGCGAGCCTGATCCGCAGGCACGGTTCGTACACCGTCCACGTCGACGCGGTGGCAGCGACCGGTCTGGCCTGACCAACACGAACGATGCGCCCTCCGCCGGCCCCGGCTGGGGCTGGCGGAGGGCGGAGGCGGTCAGCGCGGCTTGACCGGCTGACCGGTTCGGGCCGACGTGTACGCGGCTTCGATGAACGACACCGCGGCGCGCGCCTGAGCCGAGGTCGCCAGCGGGGGCGTGCCCTGCTCGACCGCCGTGACGAAGTCGGTGAGCTGGGCGAGGGGCTGGTCGACGGCGTCGAACTCGGGGATGTCCAGCCCGTCGCGGGTGACCAGGTGGGTGATCTTCTCCGAGACCGTCACGGCCGATCCGCCGTCGCCGGTGATCGCGACCCGCAGCGGGAGGCCGTCGTACGCGGCGGTGGTGGCCAGGAACGTCACCAGAGCTCCGCTGCGCAGCCGGGCCGTGATGGTGATGGCGTCCTCCACCTCGATCCGCTCGTGAGCCAGCAGCCCGCTGTGTGCGTACACCTCGTCCACGTCGCCGAGCAGCCAGAGCGCGAGGTCGACGAGGTGAACGCCCTGGTTCATCAGGGCGCCGCCGCCGTCGAGTGCCCAGGTGCCGCGCCATGCGCCGGAGTCGTAGTACTCCTGCGTCCGCCACAGGGCGATCTCCACGTTGGCGGTGGTGATCCGGCCGAGCCCGCCGGAGGCGATCAGGCCGTGCAGGAACTGGTGCTCGGCAGCGAACCGGCGCTGGCTCACCACGCTCAGCACCTTCCCGGAACGCTTCTCGGCGTCGATGATGCGATCGGCGGCGTCCACCGTCACCTCGATCGGCTTCTCGAGCAGGACGTGCTTTCCGGCGTCGAGTGCGGCGACGGCGACCCCGGCGTGGAGGCCGGACGGGACGCCGACGATGACGGCGTCGACGTCGGCACGGTCCAGGAGGGCGGCGACCGACGGCGCCGCCTCGACCCCGTACTCAGCACCGACGGCGGCGGCCGCGTCCGCAGATGCGTCCGCGACGGCCGCGAGGTCGGCCGGCGACTCCGGCGAGAGCAGCCGCTCGACGTGCAGCCGGCCGATGATGCCGACGCCGATGACACCGAAGCGCAAGCGCGAGGAGGAGGTCACGAACGGTCCCTTCATTTCTGGAGCGCGTCGACGACGGCGCTCAGGACGACGATGGGGGAGAGCAGCTGCCCGCGGCCGACCGGGGACCGGCCGGTATCGATGGCGGCGACGAAACGGTCCAGCGCGGGTGCGTTGTAGTCGCCGCTCAGCGTGAGCTCACGGGCGACGACGCCGGCGGTTCCGGTCGCCGTGGCGTGGAACGGGACGCGGTGACCGTCGCCCGGCGTGACGAACGTGAAGATCACCGCCACGTCGCCGATGCGCACCTGGGCGATGGTGGTGTCGTCGTGGCGCGTCACGGTCGGATGCACGGAGCCGGGCTCCACGACGGGGTCGCCGAGGATCTCCAGTGCGGCCTCGACGTGGTGGATGCCGTAGAAGAACAGCCCGGAGTACTCGCTGTCCGGGTCGGCCGGTCCGACGATGTTCAGCTGGCGTAGCGGGCCGCGCCCGGTGTCGTCGGCGAGTTCGGCGATCTGCGGGACGAAGCGCAGTGCCGAGCACGACACCACCACCGCAGAGGTCCTCTCCGCGGCGTCGAGGATCGCGACGGCGTCGTCGACGGTGGTGGCGAGCGGTTTGTCGACGAGTACGGGCAGGCCGGCGGCCAGCAACGGCTCGGCCTGTTCGCGGTGCCGGGCGCCGTCGCGGGTCGAGATGATCGCGGCGTCGACGTGGGGGATGAGGTCGGCCGGCTCGTCCACGACCTGCTCGATGCCGCCCTCGGCGCGCAGCTTGTCGTTCCGCTCGCTGTGACCGTCGGCCAGCGCCGTCGCCGTGTACCCGGGGTGCCGACGTTCGGTGTTGAGGAATCGGATGAAGTGGTCGGTGTGTGAGTTCTCGGTGCCGATGAAGCCGATGCGCGTCACGATCGGAGACTCCCCAGATGTCGAAAGAAGTGCGAACACCAGCTTGACCTGCAACCGATTGCAGGTCAAGCCGCCTGCCCATTAGAGTGGCTGCCGGGATCCGGCGATTGGGCCGGTTCCGGCAGCGGCATGGCAGCTCAGGAGGACGTGTGACGCCAGCGGAACTCGGCATCGGAATCGTCGGCCTCGGCAGCATCGGCACGACGCACGCCCGCGCCCTCCGGCAGGTCGACGGGGTCGAGGTGCGTGCCGTCAGCGGCGGAGCACCGGGAACCGCGGCCGAGTGCGGCTGGCCGGGCGCCGTCAGGCTGACCCCCGAGGACGTCCTGAGCCATCCCGGCGTCGACGTCGTGGCCGTCTGTTCGCCCACCGCATCGCACGCGGCGCTCGGGGCGGCGGCGGTCGAGGCCGGCCGGCACGTGGTCGTGGAGAAGCCGCTGGCCACGACCGTCGCCGAGGCTCGGCGGCTGGCCGAGCTGCAACACGAGCGCGGCCGGCTCGTCACCATGGTCGCGCAGCGGCGGTACGAGCCCGATTACGCGTACCTGAAGGAGCTGGCCGTCGGCGGCCGGCTCGGTGAGCTGCGGCTGGCGACCACACACGTGCACTGGCTTCGTGACGACGCCTACTACGCGGCGGCGCCGTGGCGGGCGTCCATGACCGGCGGCGGGGGCTCGCTGATGAACCAGGGTGTGCACAACGTCGACCTCCTTCGCTGGCTGTGCGGGCCGGTCGAGGAGGTGACGGCGCAGTACGCGACGCTCGGTCACGGCATCGAAGCCGAGGACACCACCGTCGCGACGCTGCGGTTCGCGTCGGGCGCGCTGGGCCTGGTCAGTACGTCGACGGCGACGCCGCCGGGAGCCCCGGCCACGGTCGCGCTGCACACGTCGGCCGGCGCGGTGGAACTGGGTCAGGGCGAGGTCCTGCGCTGGAACCTGCCCGGCGTGCCACCGCCGCCACCGGACGAGGCGGTGGCCAGCGGCGCCGCCGACCCGGCGGCCATCGGCGTCGCCGGCCACGCGCGGATGTGGCGCGAGGTCGTCGCGGCGATCCGCTCCGGCGGTGGTCACGACGCGGACGCCGTCGACGCCGTGGAGACCGTCCGGCTGCTGTGCGCCATCTACGAGGCCGCCCGGTCCGGCGCCCGCGTCCGGCCGGGGGAGCTGCGATGATCCGGCTGGCCGTGTTGGGTGCCGCCCACGCGCATGCGCGCTACGCGCTCGAGGAGGCCGCTCGCCGCGACGACGTGACGCTCGCGGCGGTGGCCGAGGCCGATCCGGCGGCCCGAGCCGCCCACCTGGCCGGTGCGGACGGTGTGCCGACGTACGACGACCCGCGGCGACTGCTAGATCGCCACGACGTCGACGTCGCCGTGATCGCCGGCGTGTACGCCCACCGTGCTGACGCGGCGGTGGCCGCCCTCGACGCCGGCGCCCACGTCCTGGCCGACAAGCCGCTGTGCACCTCCCTGGACCAGCTCGACCGGATCGCCGCGGCCGCGGCACGAAGCGGCCGGCACGTCTCGGTGATGTTCGAGAAGCGCTTCTACCCCGCGACGATCGCGGCCCGGCGGCTGCTGGCCGACGGGACGCTCGGCCGGCTCGCCATGGTGGCCAGCACGGGCCCGCACAAGCTGAAACTGCCGTCGCGCCCGCCGTGGTTCCTGCGCCGCGAGACCTACGGGGGCATCGCGGCCGACCTCCCGGTCCATGACATCGACCTCGTGCTGACCCTGTCCGGCGCCACCTCCGGCACCGTGACCGCGCTCACCGGCAATGCCGGCCCGGAGGAGCACCCCGAGTTCGACGACCACGTCGCCGTCCTGCTCCGGGCCGGTTCCGTGGCCGCCAGCATCGAGGCGTCCTGGCTCTCACCGGAGGCGGCGGACGTGCACGGCCACTACCGGATGCGGCTGACCGGCACCAACGGCACGGCCGAACTGGACTGGGCCTACGACTCCCTGCACGTCGCCACCCATGACCGGGCGCCGTGGTCCGAGCCGCTCCCGCCCGGCGAGCGGCCAACGGCCTACTTCTTCGACGCCCTCGCCGCCGGCCTCGAGCCGGAGATCACCACGGCACAGAGCCTGCTCGCCACCCGCGTCGCGCTGCTCGCCCAGCTGAGCGCGGACACCGGCAGCGCGGTGCAGCACTTTTCTTGATCATGTTCCCTCGCGGCGCGTGGGTGACCGCGAGGGAACATGATCACCGCGTTGGGGCGCTTCTGGTTCACCACCCGGCGCACTGGCCGCGGCTCGGACCGGCGATGTCGCTGGCGACCCCTTCGTCCACCGGTGCGAACGCGTTGCCCCGGCAGTCCAGCGGGCCGTCGACGGTGAGGCCGGCCAGCGCCACCCGGCCAGCGGTGTCCACCACCTGCACCGGGCCCCCCACCCGGGTCGACCGCACGGCGACCGACGACGCGCCGGCCGTACGGATCGGCCCGCCGACCACGGAGTGTTCCACGACGAC
It encodes:
- a CDS encoding Gfo/Idh/MocA family protein, whose product is MTPAELGIGIVGLGSIGTTHARALRQVDGVEVRAVSGGAPGTAAECGWPGAVRLTPEDVLSHPGVDVVAVCSPTASHAALGAAAVEAGRHVVVEKPLATTVAEARRLAELQHERGRLVTMVAQRRYEPDYAYLKELAVGGRLGELRLATTHVHWLRDDAYYAAAPWRASMTGGGGSLMNQGVHNVDLLRWLCGPVEEVTAQYATLGHGIEAEDTTVATLRFASGALGLVSTSTATPPGAPATVALHTSAGAVELGQGEVLRWNLPGVPPPPPDEAVASGAADPAAIGVAGHARMWREVVAAIRSGGGHDADAVDAVETVRLLCAIYEAARSGARVRPGELR
- a CDS encoding Gfo/Idh/MocA family protein, producing the protein MTSSSRLRFGVIGVGIIGRLHVERLLSPESPADLAAVADASADAAAAVGAEYGVEAAPSVAALLDRADVDAVIVGVPSGLHAGVAVAALDAGKHVLLEKPIEVTVDAADRIIDAEKRSGKVLSVVSQRRFAAEHQFLHGLIASGGLGRITTANVEIALWRTQEYYDSGAWRGTWALDGGGALMNQGVHLVDLALWLLGDVDEVYAHSGLLAHERIEVEDAITITARLRSGALVTFLATTAAYDGLPLRVAITGDGGSAVTVSEKITHLVTRDGLDIPEFDAVDQPLAQLTDFVTAVEQGTPPLATSAQARAAVSFIEAAYTSARTGQPVKPR
- a CDS encoding Gfo/Idh/MocA family protein, yielding MTRIGFIGTENSHTDHFIRFLNTERRHPGYTATALADGHSERNDKLRAEGGIEQVVDEPADLIPHVDAAIISTRDGARHREQAEPLLAAGLPVLVDKPLATTVDDAVAILDAAERTSAVVVSCSALRFVPQIAELADDTGRGPLRQLNIVGPADPDSEYSGLFFYGIHHVEAALEILGDPVVEPGSVHPTVTRHDDTTIAQVRIGDVAVIFTFVTPGDGHRVPFHATATGTAGVVARELTLSGDYNAPALDRFVAAIDTGRSPVGRGQLLSPIVVLSAVVDALQK
- a CDS encoding Gfo/Idh/MocA family protein, whose translation is MIRLAVLGAAHAHARYALEEAARRDDVTLAAVAEADPAARAAHLAGADGVPTYDDPRRLLDRHDVDVAVIAGVYAHRADAAVAALDAGAHVLADKPLCTSLDQLDRIAAAAARSGRHVSVMFEKRFYPATIAARRLLADGTLGRLAMVASTGPHKLKLPSRPPWFLRRETYGGIAADLPVHDIDLVLTLSGATSGTVTALTGNAGPEEHPEFDDHVAVLLRAGSVAASIEASWLSPEAADVHGHYRMRLTGTNGTAELDWAYDSLHVATHDRAPWSEPLPPGERPTAYFFDALAAGLEPEITTAQSLLATRVALLAQLSADTGSAVQHFS